One segment of Bacteroides caecimuris DNA contains the following:
- a CDS encoding Sb-PDE family phosphodiesterase, translating to MNKKLLCIMCYLFVALPIFSQSKEKSILIPELSDFIILKCDLSAPAKDKKTINQAFQKGLNSIFINDKELASYATNKGMVAVSQYTMSKCQTIPDNIKDKNKTTLVFARERSDGYLRNALLDHCFVELLNDTIAGEERWLKKLISSSLDIRTRLINNNTRMVVDITNKSSIPYHIRITQCDHLKPEQNEVTLSPMSQTTLFLNGDDIKSPQYTLRASIKNALNTEKKPLKCAFRLRGMVYMVGTESQNIYSIIPAPRSLEEKQGKFIFNKETRIILKDKNAEAPLRFLTDRLTRIAQLPLKIQNSTKNISGNYVIFSRANDPTLGNEGYKINISPEQIQVLADKETGFFYAIQSLLQLLPPEIYSNTTAYTNEWSIPTANITDIPQFEYRGLHLDVGRHLYPVSFIKKYIDLMSMQKMNRFHWHLTEDQGWRIEIKKYPKLTETGSMRKETIINRYSAAIPGIYDGTPYGGFYTQEEIKEIVAYAKERYITIIPEIDLPGHMLAALATYPELGCTGGPYEVGTRWGIYDDVLCAGNENIYSFIEDVLLEVFKLFPGEYVHIGGDECPKTRWKSCPKCQSKIKELKLKNEHELQSYVIRRVEKFLNKNGKKLIGWDEILEGGIAPNAALMSWRGVAGGITAAKSGHPVIMTPNTYVYLDHYQASMDISPLANGRICALEWTYGYNPIPKELTEQEAKHIKGVQANVWTEYIKTPEQVEYMAYPRANAVAEIGWSSPEHKNWEDYLDRLQYQFKRWQFYGLNCATHYNSK from the coding sequence ATGAACAAGAAGCTACTATGTATAATGTGTTACCTTTTCGTCGCATTACCCATATTCTCACAAAGTAAAGAAAAAAGTATACTTATTCCTGAATTATCGGACTTCATAATATTAAAATGTGATTTAAGTGCTCCTGCCAAAGACAAGAAGACGATAAACCAAGCTTTCCAAAAAGGATTGAACAGTATCTTCATTAACGACAAAGAACTGGCGAGCTATGCTACAAACAAAGGAATGGTAGCTGTCAGCCAATATACGATGTCAAAATGTCAAACCATACCGGATAATATAAAAGATAAAAACAAAACAACTTTAGTGTTTGCACGTGAAAGGAGTGACGGATACCTCCGCAATGCTTTGTTAGACCACTGCTTTGTAGAATTATTAAACGATACCATTGCCGGTGAAGAAAGATGGCTAAAGAAGTTAATAAGTTCTTCTTTGGATATACGCACCCGTCTTATCAATAATAATACCCGTATGGTAGTTGACATCACCAACAAAAGCAGTATCCCTTATCACATTCGTATAACCCAATGCGATCATTTAAAACCGGAACAAAATGAAGTGACTCTGTCTCCAATGAGCCAAACTACTTTGTTTTTGAATGGTGACGATATCAAATCTCCTCAATACACATTGCGTGCAAGCATCAAAAATGCGCTCAATACAGAGAAAAAGCCACTAAAGTGTGCTTTCCGCCTTCGTGGTATGGTTTATATGGTAGGAACAGAATCTCAAAACATATATAGCATCATCCCCGCCCCACGCTCTCTCGAAGAGAAGCAAGGCAAATTCATCTTTAATAAAGAAACCCGCATTATACTAAAAGATAAAAATGCCGAAGCGCCATTACGATTCCTGACGGATAGATTAACACGGATAGCACAATTGCCTCTAAAAATACAGAATAGCACTAAAAACATTTCCGGTAACTATGTGATTTTCAGCCGTGCCAACGATCCTACATTAGGAAATGAAGGTTACAAAATCAATATTTCTCCCGAACAGATACAGGTACTGGCAGACAAAGAAACCGGATTCTTCTATGCCATACAGTCTTTATTGCAACTGCTTCCACCGGAAATCTACTCCAACACAACAGCATACACAAACGAATGGAGTATCCCCACAGCGAACATTACGGATATACCACAATTTGAATACCGGGGATTACACTTAGACGTAGGTCGACATTTATATCCTGTTTCTTTTATCAAAAAATACATTGACTTGATGTCTATGCAAAAAATGAACCGTTTTCATTGGCATCTGACAGAAGATCAAGGATGGAGGATAGAAATCAAGAAGTATCCGAAGCTGACCGAAACCGGTTCCATGCGCAAGGAAACAATCATCAACCGATATTCTGCCGCCATTCCGGGAATATACGACGGGACGCCCTATGGAGGGTTTTACACACAAGAAGAAATCAAAGAAATAGTGGCGTATGCCAAAGAACGTTATATTACCATCATTCCCGAGATTGATCTCCCGGGACACATGCTCGCCGCACTGGCTACATATCCCGAATTAGGTTGTACGGGAGGACCGTATGAGGTAGGTACAAGATGGGGAATCTACGACGATGTACTTTGCGCTGGCAATGAAAACATCTATTCTTTCATTGAAGATGTACTGCTGGAGGTATTCAAGCTATTTCCAGGAGAATATGTACATATAGGAGGAGACGAATGCCCGAAAACACGTTGGAAATCCTGCCCGAAATGCCAATCGAAAATAAAAGAACTGAAATTGAAAAACGAACATGAACTTCAGAGCTATGTCATCAGAAGGGTTGAAAAATTCTTGAATAAGAATGGGAAGAAGCTGATTGGCTGGGATGAAATATTAGAAGGCGGAATAGCCCCTAATGCAGCGTTGATGTCATGGAGAGGTGTTGCCGGAGGAATTACCGCGGCAAAATCAGGGCATCCGGTCATTATGACTCCTAATACTTATGTATATCTTGATCACTACCAGGCAAGCATGGATATATCTCCTTTAGCAAACGGACGAATCTGCGCACTCGAATGGACGTACGGATACAACCCGATTCCCAAGGAATTGACGGAACAAGAAGCAAAGCACATAAAAGGAGTGCAAGCCAATGTATGGACAGAATACATAAAAACTCCGGAACAAGTGGAATACATGGCATACCCCCGCGCCAATGCTGTTGCCGAAATAGGCTGGAGTAGCCCAGAACACAAAAATTGGGAAGACTATTTAGACAGGCTTCAATACCAATTCAAAAGATGGCAATTTTATGGTCTGAATTGTGCAACCCATTATAACAGTAAATGA
- a CDS encoding DUF5689 domain-containing protein — translation MKRFIKYRPIQLGAFLGVFMLSLAACELDNGDEAYFEELGVDGKTYTLSSDAGDLDIKVYSNQNYNITLENNANEWIAIADSHLSGDGTLHVEYDFNDGFPRMAKICLNADGSNLSDTIYLKQKGVKTPTFKLSKPNMTVHGYGGEVKAELDMNIDIKDLTIRVDYTDEATTSTLSDNENNWVKDITYENGFLVIQTDPNPDERAIRTATVNMVYIDGWEEEIKQQLFLMQANAKDELGVEVSFMDVRNSGDVDGVTVTDDIYITGYVVSDRFSGNAGDNTQTTQNTIDYSISQKTAYVESIDGHYGFCIETPTAEDNIFSRYSKVQILLKGTKVTLEENPERYTISGVTASMVMSSTEGTAADLPVKEKHMKDLTDEDIYTYVTLKDCELPVRKGSLTPINEGYANSANGHRCAKYATLMRDINGNSMYIYTNTTCPYRRDGSRLPYGSGNMSGVIVYELFTRFEYMEGTSGLIDEEKAGEIGRYQIRHMSKSDFKMADDFKNSFSGLITEFRYIDTKGIRKEDGSIPSTYGDNGRLRHTYTKHQIGNGLRGNGIYDYAYLGPIGSSTAASNIFGIHKGNENGFGIILEDGTDYLRNYTNVNTDGKGNVDGNAWLAWSNPYWWDEEHNRGYAWVIHFSTQNITSDHLSMQLSVSNQGGVAVGRPRFWKAEWSFSGDMDNDNDWHYITSYTVPDMVVWANTLISQCPGYKAIDVELPLNLLGKENVYIRLMPENNKASNGSSWIDAGATISVKGNAHSSMNYFAIRYNK, via the coding sequence ATGAAACGATTTATTAAATACAGACCTATACAACTGGGTGCTTTTTTAGGAGTGTTCATGCTCTCTTTGGCTGCCTGTGAACTGGACAACGGGGATGAAGCCTATTTTGAAGAACTCGGAGTCGACGGAAAAACCTACACGCTCTCTTCTGATGCAGGCGACTTGGACATAAAAGTCTACTCGAACCAAAATTATAACATCACACTTGAAAATAACGCGAACGAATGGATTGCAATAGCCGACAGTCATCTTTCAGGTGACGGCACACTCCATGTAGAATATGATTTCAATGACGGATTTCCCCGTATGGCAAAAATATGTTTGAATGCCGATGGTAGTAACCTTTCGGATACAATTTACTTAAAACAGAAAGGCGTAAAAACTCCGACATTCAAACTTTCTAAGCCCAATATGACAGTACATGGCTATGGAGGTGAGGTAAAAGCAGAACTTGATATGAACATTGACATAAAAGACCTTACTATCCGTGTGGATTATACAGATGAAGCAACAACAAGCACTTTATCCGATAATGAGAATAACTGGGTGAAGGACATCACTTACGAGAATGGTTTCCTCGTCATCCAAACAGATCCTAACCCCGACGAACGTGCAATACGTACTGCCACTGTCAATATGGTTTATATTGACGGTTGGGAAGAAGAAATCAAACAGCAGCTTTTCTTAATGCAGGCGAATGCAAAGGATGAATTAGGGGTTGAGGTTTCGTTCATGGACGTTCGCAACTCGGGTGATGTAGACGGTGTTACAGTGACCGATGATATTTACATCACCGGATATGTAGTCAGCGACCGTTTCTCGGGCAACGCAGGTGATAATACACAAACGACCCAAAATACAATTGACTACTCTATCAGCCAAAAGACCGCTTATGTTGAAAGTATCGACGGACACTACGGATTCTGCATCGAAACACCTACAGCAGAAGACAATATCTTCTCCCGCTACAGCAAAGTTCAGATTCTGTTAAAAGGAACGAAAGTGACTTTGGAAGAAAATCCCGAACGATACACAATTTCCGGAGTGACCGCTTCTATGGTCATGTCGTCTACAGAAGGAACTGCCGCAGATTTACCTGTAAAAGAAAAACACATGAAAGACCTCACGGACGAAGATATCTATACCTATGTAACACTGAAAGATTGCGAACTTCCTGTCCGTAAAGGCAGCTTGACACCGATCAACGAAGGCTATGCCAATTCGGCTAACGGACATCGTTGTGCCAAATATGCTACATTAATGCGCGATATTAATGGAAATAGCATGTATATCTATACCAATACGACTTGCCCCTATCGCCGCGACGGCAGCCGCCTGCCTTATGGTTCCGGCAATATGTCGGGGGTCATCGTGTATGAGTTGTTCACTCGTTTCGAATACATGGAAGGAACAAGCGGATTGATTGACGAAGAGAAAGCAGGCGAAATCGGCCGTTACCAAATCCGTCACATGTCGAAATCGGATTTCAAAATGGCTGATGATTTTAAAAACAGTTTCTCGGGACTGATTACCGAATTCCGCTACATCGACACGAAAGGTATCCGTAAAGAAGACGGTTCGATCCCTTCCACTTATGGCGATAACGGTCGTCTCCGCCACACATATACCAAACATCAGATTGGTAACGGTCTGCGTGGAAATGGTATTTATGACTATGCCTACCTTGGTCCTATCGGCAGTAGCACCGCCGCATCAAATATCTTTGGAATCCACAAAGGCAATGAGAACGGATTTGGCATTATTCTGGAAGACGGAACTGACTACTTGAGAAATTACACCAATGTCAATACTGACGGTAAAGGGAATGTTGATGGCAATGCTTGGCTGGCTTGGTCTAATCCTTATTGGTGGGATGAGGAACACAATCGCGGTTACGCTTGGGTGATCCATTTCTCCACCCAAAACATTACTAGCGATCATCTCTCTATGCAACTCAGCGTCAGCAACCAGGGTGGTGTTGCAGTCGGCAGACCCCGTTTTTGGAAAGCCGAATGGTCGTTTAGCGGTGATATGGATAATGACAATGATTGGCACTATATCACCTCTTATACGGTACCGGACATGGTAGTATGGGCAAACACATTAATATCCCAGTGCCCTGGTTATAAAGCCATTGACGTAGAGCTTCCATTGAATTTGTTAGGTAAAGAGAACGTATACATCCGTCTGATGCCGGAAAATAACAAGGCTAGTAATGGAAGTTCCTGGATAGATGCAGGAGCTACCATCTCAGTAAAAGGCAATGCACATAGCTCTATGAATTACTTTGCTATCCGTTATAACAAATAG
- a CDS encoding BACON domain-containing protein — MIRKKYLYYSFLLMISACSFMLTSCEKDFEWELPLAFTQKNLILPSGTGTTHILVYATRSWNAHFVEKVDWASIDRLTGKENSEIIFSYAANYGVNREVQLAFETEEHLCDTITLVQTGEISAGDARLIINEKNVEASASTTTLELELDTNLKYDLHRVNYLVTYESDEIENNWIKEVSYDMGHLYLKLEANPAYAPRVAEINLSISIPANAINTAPKIVTTGTMITQQGKE, encoded by the coding sequence ATGATACGAAAAAAATATTTGTATTATTCATTCCTTCTCATGATTTCGGCATGCAGTTTTATGCTGACAAGCTGTGAAAAAGATTTTGAATGGGAACTTCCGCTTGCTTTCACACAGAAAAACCTGATTCTGCCATCAGGGACAGGAACCACCCACATTTTAGTGTATGCCACAAGAAGCTGGAATGCACATTTTGTAGAAAAAGTAGACTGGGCCTCTATCGACCGCCTTACAGGCAAAGAGAATAGCGAAATTATATTCTCCTATGCCGCAAACTATGGAGTAAACCGTGAAGTCCAACTGGCTTTTGAAACCGAAGAGCATCTCTGCGATACGATAACTTTGGTACAGACCGGTGAAATCTCAGCCGGCGATGCCCGTCTTATCATCAACGAGAAAAACGTGGAAGCATCAGCCTCTACTACGACACTCGAACTGGAGCTCGACACCAACCTGAAATACGACCTTCACCGTGTCAACTATCTCGTTACGTATGAATCCGACGAGATTGAAAACAATTGGATTAAAGAAGTATCCTATGATATGGGGCATCTTTATCTCAAATTAGAAGCTAACCCTGCTTATGCCCCCCGCGTTGCTGAAATAAATTTATCTATTTCAATTCCGGCCAATGCCATCAATACTGCTCCGAAAATAGTGACAACCGGCACTATGATTACCCAACAGGGAAAAGAATGA
- a CDS encoding endonuclease/exonuclease/phosphatase family protein, with protein sequence MKLRSLVIVLFGLTITLPGLAKNKRGKRPMKLISYNIEYGMRADTTTNKSVFAAWIRSQNPDIVCLQEANKFTQKSLEALAASYGHPYAVLQKEKGFPTAITSKYPIVNIMRVEDNMWHGFVMGIVDGYHIISLHLSPHRYESRQRDIDLILETIRQSGPFEKWIIMGDFNSVSPVDAEKYADGRLVEYLRKAEEKRPQLKNLVNGKIDYSVHQRILDFGFIDSARLDKNFSETSFGTRIDFIYISPDLKSAFTGGNFIIDDFTRKYSDHRPLYITWEK encoded by the coding sequence ATGAAACTCAGATCATTAGTCATCGTATTGTTCGGATTGACAATCACTTTGCCCGGACTTGCCAAAAACAAACGGGGAAAGCGGCCTATGAAGCTCATATCTTATAACATAGAATATGGCATGCGTGCCGACACCACTACGAATAAAAGTGTATTTGCCGCATGGATTCGTAGCCAAAACCCGGACATCGTATGCTTGCAAGAGGCTAATAAATTCACACAAAAATCTCTTGAAGCACTAGCTGCATCGTATGGACATCCTTATGCAGTGCTACAAAAAGAGAAGGGATTTCCCACTGCCATAACATCTAAATACCCCATCGTGAACATTATGAGGGTAGAAGACAACATGTGGCACGGATTCGTAATGGGCATAGTGGACGGCTACCATATCATATCACTACATCTCAGTCCGCACCGCTATGAAAGTCGTCAACGCGATATTGACCTTATTCTCGAAACTATCCGTCAGAGCGGTCCTTTTGAGAAATGGATAATAATGGGCGATTTTAATTCCGTATCTCCAGTCGATGCCGAAAAATATGCTGACGGGCGTTTGGTAGAGTATCTTCGCAAAGCAGAAGAAAAACGCCCTCAACTGAAGAACCTCGTCAACGGAAAGATTGATTATTCAGTACATCAGCGTATTCTTGATTTCGGTTTTATTGATTCGGCACGTCTTGACAAGAACTTCTCAGAGACAAGTTTTGGTACGCGCATCGATTTCATCTATATTTCTCCCGATTTGAAATCTGCTTTCACCGGAGGAAACTTTATCATTGATGATTTTACCAGAAAATACTCTGACCATCGTCCCCTCTATATAACTTGGGAGAAATAA
- a CDS encoding RagB/SusD family nutrient uptake outer membrane protein, whose translation MKKRINWLITLLSIFTLVACSLEEDTSSFSAPDNFYQTKAQCLSALNSCYIPLNGTYNYTFFIATEACTDIMYINSGTLDSRLDISPAKPRHGETVWNNGYKGVMYCNAAIHGIENSPLTEDEKLSLLGEGKIMRAFYYYLLTSFFGDVPFYTEHVKDVETQQKIGHLGRMSAVETRNYLIKELSEIVPLMEQVRSSEIASNRTGAATGWMLIAKMAMWNKEWDTALNAISKLEDIYGDLSQYSLEDIMFRNKNTPESIFEIQHSYVTGGLSYTSNLACICMPITRRAGTCEYDGVEIPELGSQSTCWTPWRPTDYFCQNLQTKAGGDLRAQYNMAWEYNGHAFKSVSTTPWPGPKFWCPYLDSSRDGNNYKVFRYADALLMKAECYCQKEQDPDMAIKYLNMTRNRAGIGDYPKFRSWARLMDEIQKERGRELIGEFQRKFDLVRWGIWYTQTYDNTGSPSLKENIRPCHEYYPIPDTQVVYSGYALDNKAYEAYYRD comes from the coding sequence ATGAAGAAAAGAATAAATTGGTTGATTACTCTTCTGTCAATATTCACGTTGGTCGCCTGTAGTCTGGAAGAAGACACATCGAGTTTTTCTGCACCCGACAATTTTTATCAGACAAAGGCTCAATGTCTCTCCGCACTCAACTCATGCTATATCCCTTTAAACGGGACCTATAACTATACGTTCTTCATCGCGACAGAGGCTTGTACCGATATCATGTATATCAATTCAGGTACGCTGGACTCCCGTTTGGATATCTCTCCTGCGAAACCCCGTCACGGTGAAACCGTATGGAACAACGGATATAAAGGTGTAATGTATTGCAACGCTGCTATCCATGGAATCGAGAACTCTCCACTCACAGAGGATGAAAAGTTATCTTTACTGGGTGAAGGCAAAATCATGCGCGCATTCTATTACTACCTGCTCACTTCTTTTTTTGGAGATGTACCATTCTACACAGAACACGTGAAGGATGTAGAGACTCAACAAAAGATCGGACACCTGGGACGTATGTCCGCTGTGGAAACCCGTAATTACCTGATAAAGGAATTGTCAGAAATTGTTCCGCTAATGGAACAAGTACGTTCATCGGAAATAGCATCCAACCGTACCGGAGCCGCCACCGGCTGGATGCTGATTGCCAAGATGGCAATGTGGAACAAAGAATGGGATACGGCACTCAACGCAATATCCAAATTAGAAGATATTTACGGCGACCTCAGCCAGTATTCGCTCGAAGATATTATGTTCCGCAACAAAAACACCCCCGAGTCTATCTTTGAAATCCAACACTCTTATGTTACCGGTGGTTTGAGCTACACTTCCAATCTCGCCTGTATCTGTATGCCTATTACCCGTCGTGCAGGCACTTGCGAATATGACGGCGTAGAAATTCCGGAACTGGGCAGCCAGTCGACTTGCTGGACTCCTTGGCGTCCCACCGATTACTTCTGTCAAAATCTGCAAACAAAGGCTGGTGGAGACTTACGCGCCCAATACAACATGGCTTGGGAATACAACGGTCATGCTTTCAAGAGTGTAAGTACTACTCCGTGGCCAGGACCCAAATTCTGGTGTCCTTATCTCGACAGCAGTCGTGACGGGAATAATTATAAGGTATTCCGCTATGCCGATGCACTGTTAATGAAAGCAGAGTGTTACTGCCAGAAGGAACAAGATCCCGACATGGCTATAAAATATCTGAACATGACCCGCAACCGTGCAGGCATCGGCGACTATCCGAAATTCCGTAGTTGGGCACGATTAATGGATGAAATTCAAAAAGAACGAGGGCGTGAACTGATAGGTGAATTCCAACGTAAATTCGATCTGGTTCGCTGGGGAATCTGGTACACGCAAACCTATGACAACACAGGTTCACCGAGTTTAAAAGAGAATATCCGGCCTTGCCACGAATACTATCCAATTCCTGACACGCAAGTCGTTTATTCCGGCTATGCGCTTGACAATAAAGCTTATGAAGCTTACTATAGAGACTAG
- a CDS encoding SusC/RagA family TonB-linked outer membrane protein, producing the protein MKQLVNKNNASLYWNTIRKTLLMLVACCLLLPETVAQNANQKIKVSGTVFDEEDQPMVGATIKETTTQVGTLTNLDGWYEIQVPKNGTLEVSFIGYEKKTIQIAGREKIHVKLLPDKKTALDEVVVIGYGAVKKADLTGSVSNVKMEDIQDAPVLSIDQALQGRIAGADIMSTTGEPGATTSIRLRGTRSISASNEPLIVVDGVMDAVHDLNDLNTADIESISVLKDASSTAIYGSKGSNGVIIITTKKGLMNADRPSISFKTDIGFSQIPQKLDIMNASELAQYRNDYAYFNTADGNDKITDGTPMSAYPYSDPFSLGEGTDWVKTIGRTAMYQNYALSLSGGTKKTFYYISLSYNNTEGVIRRSGQERITGRVSLTHQLFNWMKVGYTGNYTYRHNDKNLASIGGTGWYNSAIYLSPNIQPMDDYNPFYYSGQKINTPLATILLNTNYQTHHSTNHTGFIEIEPVKNLKFKSQFTYYMYQRHAYRYYPSTLPAKVEGEGGEAYRAEYDDQNLLTENTLSYLKSFDSGHTIDGLLGFTGQRISSNDISLTGKGYMDDNVKWNNMNAVQDKETYSASSGTNKRTKMSLLARFNYNYKQRYYLTVTGRYDGASNFAANNKWGFFPSAALKWNAAKEEFMEEIDWINEMSIRLSAGRTGNDAISAYRSLAALSSTTNGYLFGGSQPAAYYPSRLASPNLTWEKTDLYNLGIDLAFLNNRLFVTAEAYISKTKDLLLTLQTPTQTGYSSRLTNIGKTSNKGVELTIESRNIEKPKFSWSTTFTIAHNEQNVDDIGTEEFVKAYGAPGNNSYMMYGYVKDYPLNALWGFKYGGVWKNQDEVNRNKATHAYASPSTTSNGTVRYYDINHDGTLNQDDLVYLGNADPWIYGGLQNTFRFGNWKVGVYFNYSLGGKIYNYAELYMSGSMFTNQYRYMLDSWHPVRNPNSDLPCAGSIDTHVPSDLQIHDATFLRLKNISIGYTFNLYKKTKCIRDLTLSVNGENLYLWKKYNGFDPDVSTSGDSTLRRMDLGAYPKSRTITFSAQIRY; encoded by the coding sequence ATGAAACAATTAGTAAACAAAAACAACGCATCGCTCTATTGGAATACGATCCGAAAGACTTTGCTTATGCTGGTGGCATGTTGCCTGTTGCTCCCGGAAACAGTGGCGCAGAACGCAAATCAAAAAATCAAAGTGTCCGGTACGGTATTCGATGAAGAAGACCAGCCAATGGTTGGAGCTACTATCAAAGAAACCACCACACAAGTCGGCACCCTGACCAATCTGGACGGATGGTATGAAATACAGGTTCCTAAAAACGGAACTCTGGAAGTCAGCTTTATCGGCTATGAAAAGAAAACAATTCAAATAGCCGGACGCGAAAAGATTCATGTGAAACTCTTGCCGGACAAAAAAACAGCCTTAGACGAAGTCGTAGTTATCGGATATGGCGCTGTCAAGAAAGCCGATCTTACCGGCTCTGTTTCGAATGTTAAAATGGAAGATATTCAGGACGCTCCGGTACTCTCCATCGACCAAGCTTTACAAGGCCGTATCGCAGGAGCAGACATCATGTCGACAACCGGTGAACCAGGCGCCACGACCTCCATTCGCTTACGTGGCACACGCTCAATTTCTGCTTCTAACGAACCGTTAATTGTAGTCGACGGTGTAATGGATGCCGTTCACGACCTGAATGATTTGAACACTGCGGACATCGAATCCATTTCTGTACTGAAAGATGCTTCCTCTACAGCCATCTACGGTTCGAAAGGTAGTAATGGTGTTATCATCATCACTACCAAAAAAGGATTGATGAATGCAGATAGGCCAAGCATCAGCTTCAAAACGGATATCGGCTTCTCCCAAATTCCCCAAAAACTCGATATTATGAATGCATCCGAGTTGGCACAATATCGCAATGACTACGCTTATTTTAATACAGCCGATGGCAATGATAAAATCACCGATGGTACCCCCATGTCAGCATACCCCTACTCCGATCCTTTCTCTTTAGGCGAAGGAACCGACTGGGTAAAAACTATCGGACGCACAGCCATGTACCAAAATTATGCTTTATCCTTGTCGGGAGGTACAAAGAAAACCTTTTACTACATTTCTTTGAGTTATAACAATACCGAAGGCGTAATCCGCCGAAGCGGACAGGAACGTATTACAGGGCGCGTCTCTCTTACTCACCAGCTTTTCAACTGGATGAAAGTGGGATATACCGGCAACTATACCTACCGGCACAATGACAAGAACCTGGCATCTATCGGTGGAACCGGATGGTATAACTCTGCCATCTATCTAAGTCCCAACATTCAACCAATGGATGACTACAACCCCTTCTACTATTCCGGTCAAAAGATTAATACTCCGTTAGCCACTATATTGCTAAACACCAATTATCAGACACACCATTCTACTAATCATACCGGTTTCATAGAAATTGAGCCTGTCAAGAACTTGAAGTTCAAGAGCCAATTCACCTACTATATGTATCAACGCCACGCTTACCGTTACTATCCAAGCACCCTACCTGCCAAGGTTGAAGGAGAGGGCGGAGAAGCCTATCGAGCCGAATATGATGATCAAAACCTTCTGACGGAAAACACTCTTTCTTATTTGAAATCGTTTGATTCCGGACATACAATCGACGGACTTCTCGGTTTCACCGGACAGCGTATTTCTTCGAATGATATCTCACTCACCGGTAAAGGTTACATGGACGACAATGTAAAATGGAATAACATGAACGCTGTACAGGACAAAGAAACGTACTCAGCCTCATCAGGCACTAACAAACGTACCAAAATGTCTCTGTTGGCCCGTTTCAACTACAACTACAAACAGAGATACTATTTGACCGTAACAGGTCGTTATGACGGTGCATCCAACTTTGCAGCCAACAACAAATGGGGGTTCTTTCCCTCCGCAGCTTTAAAATGGAATGCCGCCAAAGAAGAATTCATGGAGGAGATAGACTGGATTAACGAAATGTCTATCCGCCTGAGTGCCGGACGTACCGGTAACGACGCAATCAGCGCCTATCGTTCGCTGGCCGCCCTTTCCAGTACGACAAACGGTTATCTTTTCGGTGGTTCGCAACCTGCAGCATACTATCCTTCACGTCTGGCAAGCCCTAACCTGACCTGGGAAAAGACCGACCTCTACAATCTTGGTATCGACTTAGCATTCCTGAACAACCGATTGTTTGTAACGGCCGAAGCCTATATCTCGAAGACCAAGGATTTATTGCTAACTCTTCAGACTCCGACACAAACCGGATATTCTTCCCGTCTCACCAATATTGGTAAGACTTCGAACAAAGGTGTCGAGCTGACTATAGAAAGCCGCAATATAGAAAAGCCAAAATTCTCATGGTCAACCACCTTTACCATCGCCCACAATGAACAAAATGTGGACGACATCGGCACCGAAGAGTTTGTAAAAGCGTATGGTGCGCCGGGCAACAACTCATATATGATGTACGGCTATGTAAAAGATTACCCTCTGAATGCTTTATGGGGTTTCAAATATGGTGGCGTATGGAAGAATCAGGACGAAGTGAACCGTAACAAAGCAACTCATGCCTACGCATCCCCCTCGACCACTTCAAACGGTACGGTACGCTATTATGACATCAACCATGATGGAACACTCAACCAGGATGACTTGGTATATCTCGGTAATGCCGACCCCTGGATTTACGGAGGTTTACAGAACACATTCCGTTTCGGTAACTGGAAAGTAGGTGTCTATTTCAACTACTCGCTGGGCGGTAAGATTTACAACTATGCCGAACTTTATATGTCGGGTAGTATGTTTACTAACCAATACCGCTACATGCTTGACTCTTGGCATCCGGTTCGCAACCCGAACTCCGACCTGCCCTGTGCCGGAAGTATTGATACACATGTGCCAAGTGATTTACAGATTCATGATGCAACATTCCTGCGCTTAAAGAATATCTCTATCGGCTACACATTCAACCTCTACAAAAAAACGAAATGCATTCGTGATTTGACTTTGAGTGTAAATGGAGAGAACCTTTATCTTTGGAAAAAATACAACGGATTTGATCCTGACGTATCAACTAGCGGCGATTCTACTCTACGCCGTATGGACCTGGGGGCTTATCCGAAATCGCGCACTATCACGTTCAGTGCTCAAATCAGATATTAA